A region of Cataglyphis hispanica isolate Lineage 1 chromosome 8, ULB_Chis1_1.0, whole genome shotgun sequence DNA encodes the following proteins:
- the LOC126851709 gene encoding translocon-associated protein subunit beta, whose product MKWHILVAAFAMLCISAYAEEEEKAARLLVSKQILNKYLVENMDIVIKYTIYNTGNVAASEVEITDNSFHPDHFTHVSGELNARIDNVPPYTNVSHTVVVRPRKFGYFNFTSAEVLYRRFQEAPRLQVAVSSEPGEGLIVAYRDYDKQFSSHVIDWAAFAVMTLPSLLIPFALWYSSKCKYEKLLKNTKKH is encoded by the exons ATGAAGTGGCACATCTTAGTCGCAGCATTCGCTATGTTATGCATAAGTGCATATgcagaggaggaagagaaagctGCTAGATTATTAGTTTCTAAACAGATACTTAACAAATATCTAGTAGAAAATATGGATATAGTTATTAAG tatactatttataatactgGCAATGTGGCTGCATCTGAAGTTGAGATCACAGACAATTCATTCCATCCAGATCATTTTACTCACGTGAGCGGCGAATTAAACGCTAGGATCGATAATGTACCTCCCTACACGAATGTGAGCCACACTGTGGTTGTAAGACCACGCAAGTTTGGTTATTTCAACTTTACCTCGGCTGAAGTTTTGTACCGTCGCTTTCAAGAGGCTCCTAGATTACAAGTGGCTGTAAGCAGTGAACCTGGTGAAGGACTTATTGTGGCGTATAGAGACTATGATAAACAATTTTCATCTCATGTg ATCGATTGGGCCGCGTTCGCAGTAATGACTCTACCTTCTCTACTTATTCCATTCGCCTTATGGTACTCcagtaaatgtaaatatgagaaattgtTGAAGAACACGAAGAAGCActga